The genomic DNA cggttagagcgttgggccattaaccgaaaggtcgctggttcgaattcccaagccgacaaagtgaaaaatctgtctatgtgcccttgagcaaagcacttaaccctaatttgctccaggggtgccgtactactatggctgaaactgtaaaacaacacatttcactgcacctatccagtgtatgtgacaataaaaaaacatatgtaCTCTATATTTATAGATATGTTTTTTATGTACCATTTTTATGTACAAGCTAAATAGTCAAAAATACTCAGTAATAGATAGCATATGTGTGAGATTGCAAGTATGTGTGAGTACAGTATAGCTTTATACCAGTGTTGagaaagaaaaatataatttacCAAGCTTGcaagtacagtaccagtgaaatgtttggacacacctactcattccaaggttttcattatttttactattttctacattgtagaataatagtgaagacatcaaatctatgaaataacacatatggaatcatgtagtaaccaaaaaagtgttaaacaaatcaaaaaaatattttatatttgagattcttcaaagtagccaccctttgccttgatgacagctttgcacactcttggcattttctcaaccagcttcatgaggtagtcacctggaatgcatttcaattaacaggtgtgtcttgttaaaagttaatttgtggaatttctttcctccttaatgcgtttgagccaatcagttgtgttgtgacaaggtagggttgataaacagaagataaccctatttggtaaaagaccaagtccatattatggcaagaacagctctaataagcaaagagaaacaacagtccatcattactttaagacatgacatttcttcaagtgcaatcgcaaagaccatcaagtgctatgatgaaactggctctaatcaggaccgccacaggaaaggaagaaacagagttacctctgctgcagaagataagttcattagagttaccagcttcagaaattgcagccaaaataaatgcttcacagagttctagtaacagacacatctcaacatcaactgttcagaggagactatgtgaatcaggccttcatggtccaattgctgcaaagaaaccacttctaaaggacaccaataagaacaagcgacttgcttgggccaagaaacaagagtaATGGTCATTAAACCGGTGGACATTTGTCCATTAGTCTGGAGTCCAAACtcttggatgagtaggtgttctaaaactttcaaccggtagtgtacatgtgtcacgacttccgccgaagtcggttcctctccttgtttgggcggcgttcggcggtcgacctcaccggtcttctagccatcgtcgatccacctttcattttccatttgttttgtcttgttttcccacacacctggtttacattccctcattacgtgacgtgtatataaccctcggttccccccatgtctgtgagtggaattgtttgttgtaaagtgtttgtgCATTGCTGACTGGTTTGCGACAGGTTATTTCAACCCGTATTTTGTTGTTTCTGGGTGCAGTTTGTTTTGCCTAATAAACTGCTCCGGTTGTTACCCatgtctgctctcctgcgcctgacttccctgcagccagttacgcacctcTTACAACATGTAGTTCAGTACTCCCCATTACTGTTTATACTCTACCTCACTCTGTAGCTGAGAAGCCTCTTTGGCATGCTGGGTCTCCATTGTTTCTGGTNACATGTAGTTCAGTACTCCCCATTACTGTTTATACTCTACCTCACTCTGTAGCTGAGAAGCCTCTTTGGCATGCTGGGTCTCCATTGTTTCTGGTAAGGTGGAGTAGAGAGAACTAGAAAATCCCTTCCTCCCTGCTTTTTTGTACTTCATCTAAATTGAGGAAAAAKYYWTRKYSKWTWTWWTRKWGTYTTRATTTCCAATYAKTTTYCTCAAGGATCTYTARAATTTTGATGGGCATTGCCATKATTCCAAATGGAACAAASATYTAKYAAAATTYTCCCTTAACTGTAAGGGATAATAGTTGCTAACCTCACTCTGAAGTTCAGATACAGCTTTCGCAAACTGTGTCTCGGTGGTTTCTGGAAGCTGAGAGTAAACACTTGTGGAGATACGCCTTTTTCCTTCTTCTTTGTATTTATTCTGGAAAAAAGGAAGTTTTGTGATATATAATGATTCtacttttttggttaattctcaaTCATTATACAGAAAAGCGCCCAAAACAGAAGTTATGAACTAAATGTCCAGCCACCTCACTCTGCATCTCTGTCATTTCTCTGGCAAACTGTATCTCTGTGGTCTCTGGtagtagagagtagagggaggtTGAGTtgtccttctttccactctctttGTATTTGatctgagaaacagagagatgagtAAGTATTAACACTCAGTCAATGATCTCAAGCTATGCACTTGTGTAGATATGAAAGTATTGGATAGGTCAAATAAATATGGTGAAAATTAAATCTAAATGCTATATAGTACCTCACTCCGTAACTGGGACGCTTCCTTGGCGTGCTGGATGTCCTTGGTCTCAGGGAGTAGAGAGTACAAAGAAGTGACCACCTCCCTCTTGCCCACTTCCTTGTACTTGGTCTACAACAACACAAGAAAACTATCAATTCACATTGCAGGGCCCTTGTGTAGACAAGTGTTTACTGAactttaatgaaagttagattttgtTTGGAATTAATGTTCACCTCGCTCTGCATTTCAGACATCTGCTTGGCCAACTGGGTCTCTGTGGTCTCGGGAAGCAGAGAATAAAGGCTTGTCGAGATCTTCTGCTTCCCCCCCTCTGTATACTTGAGCTGaaggaggagacacagagacatgtGTTTCCTGATCCTGAATCTTCTTAAACCTTCTCTGAAGTTCATGATACATTTCTGTAATAGTTTCTAATAACTTTAATGACTTAGCATTTACGTATTTATAAACTATAAATAagtatttaattatttgtaaacATGTACAATGAATAAGCATAATTATGTATAAGCATTACCCCAAATTCTTCTAATCATTCAGTGACTCATATCTATGAGTCATAGGCCTTCTGTGCTGTGAAATTACCTCGCTCTGTAAGTCGGAGACCTCTTTTGCAAACTGGGTCTCTGGTGTCTCTGGGAGCAGAGAGTAGAGGCTAAAGGAGTTCTCCTTCCTGTCCTCTTTATACTTTTTCTacaaaatggtggaaaataatttgagtcaacatgATTGAACTTAAAAAGATTGGAGGATAAatcaataacatttatttattaagccctttttacatcactCGATGCCACAAAGTGCTGCATATCCTTGTGACTCATCAAGAAATATActccttctgttttttttttgataAATTGGATAATGAAGAGGCGACATGAAACATTTCCAACTGCTGATTCACAAATTAAAACACGTGATAGATTTAATTAAATTATTCATGATTTATCTGAGATTCTACTCAGGgcaataaaaaaaagaagcaaagaACCTTCCCTTTTTTATGTAGTCATTCTGTGAGAATGCACATTGTACTCCCTGTGTATTCTAAcagcatatatacacacagacatattcTTTACCTCACTTCGCATTGCTGATTGTCGTTTCGCAAAATTAGTCTCAATTGTTTCGGGCAGCGTAGAATAAAAACTGGGGGAGGTGTCCTTTTTCAGTACTTCCCTGTACTTTAGCTGGAATAAAGGAAACATTACATGAAAACATTGGTTACCTCAAATGAAAACTAGAGAAAACTAGAAACTCCCTTCTTGACTGCCTTCTTGTACTTTATCTGACACGAAAACAATAACAGACATCCCAGGACAAGCTAAAAAAAGACTTCCCTTTAAAAGGACCAAATATACAATGAAAGTAATCGGACAATTGAAATGGGCCTACATAAGgctttcataacacattcataacacacATACCACAAGTATATAAGTATTTCATAAACGCTGACGTCAAATGCCAACAACCGCaagttgatatttttttattatgctgtTTTTGACATATACAATTATGAAAGGCTTATGTCATTGCGTATGAATGTGATATGTGTGGGTTATGACGTCCTTATGTAAGTAATAAcgttcaagtaaagtgttacctaacATTTGGCTTTGATTTTTGTGTTCTTGATGTCCATACCTCACTCTGGAGTTCTGACACAGCTTTAGCAAAATGGGTCTCAGGGGTCTCTGCTAGTTGAGAGTAAATGCAACTGGAGGAATTCCTTTTGCCACTTTCTTTGTATTTGTTCTGAAGGATGACAATGCAAAAATACTCAATTAATTAAACCCAGGCATAGACAATAAGCAAGCTTCAATCTGCACAACATGTAATATTGACTGAGGCTGAGCTTAACTTTAGACCACTTCTGAGGTACACAAAACATCTCACAAACTTTTATTTTGGAGTGTTCTAAACCTTGAAATAGCTCTGAGACTATAGTTGCAGTAAATGCTTCCCTGACTTTACAAATGAATACACACCTCGCTCTGCATCTCTGTCATTTCTCTAGCAAACTGGGTCTCTGTGGTCTCTgggagtagagagtagagggaggacAGAGTACCTTTGCTTAACTCTTTGTATTTCATCTgaaaaggaagacacagagaacCGCAACTAATGACAACGTTCTAATTGAATTCAGGCTCAACACTTCAACAGTTGGCACATTTTCTTTCAAATGTACTGAGTAGAGGGCAGTGACTGTCTTGGGTTTAGGCGGGTATCACACTAAACACACTTTTTATAGGGCTAGAGcctttaattccattcttttcaAAGGTGTGGACACACTAGGAATGATCCTACACCGTAACACGCCTCCCCTCACCTCACATTTTATGGCTGTTGGTGTGACCTTGTGTCGTCATCAATGTCCATGTTGTTTGTAAATGTTGATTATAAATGATGATTGTCTTCACACTTAAGACACATTCCTGAATAAGGCCAATGAAGTGAAGTGGACTGAAGTTAGAATACCTCACTCTGTAGCAGAGAAGCCTCTTTGGCGTGTTGAATCTCCATGGTCTCTGGTAGCAGGGAATATATGGAAGTAGACAGCCTTCTCTTCCCTGCCTCCCTGTACTTGTTCTGCAACACAAGAGAAATAGCGTCAGTTGGTTTTTACTGCTCGATCCCATTGTATTCTGGTCTCACCACTCTAGGCTGTGTTTAATACTGACAGTGGTATATTGATCATGCCTGGGGTCATGGGATTTGAGCGGTAGCTAACAGTCTGACTGGGAAGTAGACTCAGTTCATTGTCCATCAGACCGTGGAGGCTAGGTACCCGGAAGTCTTCGCCACTGGCCAACTCGGGTTGGCCAATCAGTAAAGGGAGAATGTTAATATAGTGACCCCATGTGCGTAACACTAAAGCTACCGTACGGTCGTTAAATCTTTCCTCCTCATGATGAGAAGAGGAAgcggaggaagaagaggaggaggagggtggtatTACCTCACTCTGGAACTCTTTCACTGTTTTAGAGAGCTGCATCTCAGTGGTGTCTGGAAGCAGGGAGTACAGGCTGCTGGAGAtctcccttttcccctcctctctgtacTTGCTCTGGAAAAGAAACAAGTGCATTCCAAAAACGCTGCCATTCCTAGGCATATTGCAAGACCAGTGCTAAGTGAATTAATTTTCTAGGCACTATGGTTGATGCGTCAGCCACTCAAGTGGATGATATCCGATTTGAATGTCGTTCATTCTCAATTTTACcaaatggtgtcagaagtgggaaaAGCTCTCACCTCACTCAGCATGTCCGAATGCTCCTTCGCAAACTGAGTCTCAAGGGTCTCCGGGAGCAGTGAGTAGAGGGAAGTGGATATCTCCGTCTTCACATTCCCTTTGTATTTGATCTGGAAAAAGACCAAGTTAGTATTGTATTAATATCAACTGTAATCCTTGTTATTTATCTGATGCCAAAGTGTTTCAGTGGCATTTAACATATTTATCGACTGAACGTATTCAACCTTAAGCCAGGTAAGTCTTCGAGCACACATGATCTTTTACAATAACAACCCGTTTCAGAAATACTGTGGAGGGTGACTTCAAGCTCAAGATGATCAGGCTGGACATATGCAGCCAAGCAATTACACTCTATAACGCTTCTGTGTAGCTAAGTCAGAGAGGCTGAAATAACAAGGAGGTTTGGTGTGATGTCACTACCTCACTCTGTAGCTCGGAGGCCTCTCTGGCGTGTTGGGTCGCCATTGTTTCTGGAAGCACTGAGTAGAGACACATGGCTGTTTCCAACTTTCCTTCCTCCTTGTACTTGGTCTGCAACATAACAGAGATGGAAAGACAACACAAATAATCCCTACTAGCATCCATGCTAAGacaaatgcacaaacacaaaacatacctGTGTCATAGTTTATGAACATAGCCTAAAATGACAAAGTGCTTGTGAGAAAAACTACTTAAAATGATAAGGAAATAACCAGAGGAAAGGATGCAATACTGTTTTTACGCTTTTAGGATGTTGGGCCAAGCGTAAAAAAATTACTTTGCTTCTATCGACACTCCATGTTTAAAAGACCAGCCAAGCCTTTTTCACAGTGAAAGGTCACATTATATGCATCTATTAAGCTTGTGAGAGCTTCAGGTGAAGCATCAGTGTTGAATATTGATGTCAGTTTTATTCAGTCAactgttcgtcttgtttgtctgCTTATGTGcataatgtatgtgtgtgggtgcgtgtatgtgtgttatgaatgtgtgtgttgacagGAGCGGAATGCACTATAAAAGTGCAACTAGGGCCTGTTGACAATCGACAGGACAGTCTATCCACAAGCAGAGCTCCAAAACAATACCTTTCTATCACAGGGCTGACAGACACTGTGACTGGAATGACAAAGCTCAGTGCTGAGGAATGTGTTGTGTCTCTGCGGTTTGCCAAGGTGCCaaggacaggggagagggagagcgataggaggagagcgagagagagagagagacagagaatgatgTCAACAACACACAACTCACCTCAGAGATGAAAGCGTTGATGTTCTTGGAATGCTGAAACTCTACATCGGGGATGAAGAGGTTCTGGGCCTTGGATTTCTCATAACCCTCCTTGTACTTCACCTACAGGGTAGCAGGTAGCAGTGTTATGTTTTGTTCTTTTGTCTTTCTTAggcccaccaccacccacaataTTTGAAGGACAACTTTATTACTTTAATAACATGGTCATGACAAACCGTAAAATACAGGTCGATACAAAGCATACCGTTTTCAGCATATCGTTATCTACACAGGCTGCTTTTCCTACAAAACCTTTACAGGTGGCTACACCCCATTACTGGACACTGAGTCAATCCTGCCACATCCTCCCACAAAAAAAACAGGCTGTATTAAAGAACAGACAGGATGAATCCTACTTACGTCACTTGCCAGAACACTGCATCTCCTGGCAAAACCGGGTTCGGGTAAGACGGGCTTAGCAGCCGAGGCCTGACAGGAGAACAAAGCACATAGTTACAGTCTGCAGAGGGTTAAAACCTGTAGGATGACAGCTGATATGTTGGGCCTCATAATTGTTGAAAATAAGCTTATTGCAAGCTACAGTAATTAGGTAATGAcacatttattttaccaggtaaattgactgataacacattctcatttacagcaacgacctggggaatagttacaagggGGGGAGAGTGGATGAATGAGCCAGTTGGAAGCTAATAAACTAATAAGGCACTTTATATGGGTGACCGTGCACTAAGAGCTCATTACTAATGAATACAGTAACTTAAGTGTATGGGTCTGCTTGGCACGTTGTCTGACTGTACCGGTTGTGTTACAGTGTCTATTGTAGCTACAACATGAAGCAGACAAAAGCTCAGCTAGACAAATGTTCCTCTGGCTGATACTGCTGATCAATGCTTTTCCATTTGGACACTGTACTAACCACTGGCATGGCATTACAATGGGGGCATATATTTGACCTTCTACATTTTACCAGCAAAAAGTCAGGCAAAAAAAAGCTTCTACATCTCCAGAACAGGGGGAATAGAGATGGTCTTTCCATTTATTCAACTAGGGGACTCAGACactgaagagagaggaaaagacaacACAAAATATAATAAAACTACACGGAAGTAATATACTGTAGTGTCAGAATGTTAATTATTTATGTCCTGTAATCATGTTTCAACAATCATTTTTTTCCTGCCAAAAGTATTCAAATAGCCAGAGTGCTTCTCCGCTCGTGTGAAATTGTATGGCCAGCAGTTGCTAAAAGTTTTATCTCCACTAAGTGGTGGGTGTCATAATTAGAGAGCACTTTCAGACATGTCGGAATTGTTCTACATCACAGATGGTTAATAAGTAATTATGCAGATTTATGGTGCAAAATAATTGGTTTATTATGTTGACGGACAACAAGGAAACATTCAAATGGCCAATCGCAAACCTCTCTAACCAGTCATCCCGCCCTCACTTTTTTTCTCCATATGACCAGAGGAAAAATTAGGAGGCGGGGGCTTCTGAATGATAAGCAGCTGAAATCCAAAATGGTTGCTACGTTCTTCTTTACTAGATATGGCTTCTTATCTAATGGGCAGGCAACACAAACTGTACTTCCTTCCCTTTGAAAGCCATAAAGAACTAATTTCATTTGAGGGATCATATCACCATGGTTATTCAAAAGTAAAGTTATCTTCTGAGttggagcagagggagggagttcTGATTTAATCTATACATTTCTAGGCTTGTTTGGTTCCCATGTGCCTTTCCTATCTAGTAATAGAAGTACTATTTTAGGACACCTTCAGACGCCAGACTCACCTCTCTTTGAGCTTAGCATCCATAGTAATCTCTATCTCCTAGGGGTGTTGAGCACAAAAAAGGGTCCACCCTCTCATTTCAGTCCAGATTAATTATCCCCAGATTGGCCAACAAGCCTCTTCATCTGTGGGGCTGTGGTGTAGGCATGACTAAATCCCTCAAGGGTTTTCCTCCAAATCCTTTACAGGTGGCTATAACCCATTACTGGACACTGCAGTGAATCCTGCCACAACTTTGCACAATTACAACAGGCTGTATTAGAGAACACAGAGGATGAATCCTACTTACGTCACTTGCTAGAACACTGCACCTCCTGGCGACATGCACACTGGGTCTGCGCAAGACGGGCTTAGCAGTCGAGGCCTGACAGGAGAACAAAGCACATAGCTACAGTAGGTAGAAATCCCCCCGCAGCTTTAGAAAAGCGTGCCAGTCTGTGCCAAGGTCATCAGAAAGACACACAGGCCGGGGCAATGCCAACTGGCTTTCTCACCTCGACTGCCCCTTCTGTGCCATGCTCGTCCACCGCTGCTTCTCCCAGCACCGTTTCCTCCGATGGTTCTTCTATCCAGGTGACTCGTCCTGTAGCACGCTTGCCCACCACTGCTTCTCCCGACACGGTTTCCTCTGACATTCCTTCCATCAAGGTGACCGTTTCCTCCGACGTTCCTTCCATCAAGGTGACCATTTCCTCTGACGTTCCTTCCATCAAGGTGACCGTTTCCTCTGACATTCCATCCATCAAGGTGACCGTTTCCTCTGACATTCCATCCATCAAGGTGACCGTTTCTTCCGACGTTTCATCCATCAAGGTGACCGTTTCCTCCGACGTTCCATCCATCAATGTGCCCGTTTCTTCCATCAAGGTGACCGTTTCCACCAATGTTCCTTCCATCGAGGTGAGAGCTTTTTCCAACGTTTCTTCCATCAAGCTGCCCGTTTCCTCTGACGTTTCTTCCATCTAGGTGACTTCTGGGTAAAGAAAACagtaaaacacacaaaatagatgGTTTTGAGGCAGGTAATGTAAATGTAGCCAAGCCTAAGAGTCAAAACGCTGTTCTGGAAGGATTTCGTTTTCTGGCTCAACTCTCCCTCTCGACTCTATGTTGGGTACTCCTTATCATCCCCGCTTTCCCGATTTAGACCCCACTTAGGGCGTTATCAATGGTGATGCCATACATGTGAATCAGAGGGCCAGTCCTAAGGGTGGGAGGGTGAGGAGGTTCAGGAAAGGTGTTGCACACTGGATGGAATGTCCCAATCCAGACGTGTCCTCTAATAACCAAAGTATTTTAGTTATTTGAGATAACAAGTGCAAGTCCAAAAAGGCAACACCCTCCTTAACCTTCAACCTTTAACCTTACAAAAAACCTTCACTGGCCTGACCTTAAGGGTAACCATGACAGAATGAAGAGACCAGTGGAGGGGAGTGAAAAGTTGAGGCCAATAAAGCAGATATGGAGGAGTTGGCATGAGAATAATATTACCAGAGCGCTTTACACTGCCATCCTCCCACTCAGTCTCCAAACAAGCTGATTGGATGCAGAACACAATTAATTAACGTTAACATTCAATATCCCTAATTTAGATCTGACTATTACCATAATTGACCCCTAAATATAGGGCTTTAGGCACCAATACTGTGGGAGGTTTTCTCCTCGTATTATATGTAGTGGAATAGGGTAGCATTGGGTTTGTATGGCACAAAGAAAGCTAGCTTTAACTGGATGACAGACCCATTTGGAACCAAATCTTGATACCAGTGACTCTACAGTGAGGAAATTCAATTTGGCCCAGTGACTCATGTTGCAACAAGCAGCACTTGTTGTTATTATGAATCCTGCCAAGATGGAATATGAGGAAATTCACTTGTAGGTGCAAAGTCGTCAGCATACAGTAAATTACAGTTCTCTAAAAGACAAAGAAATCAAGTTGTTTCGCATTGCTCTCAATGCCCTGGCTTCTATCCATTGAAATTACACAGAAACGTCAAAGAGATGGCAAATAAATATAACACATTGACATTCTAATCTGAAGAATGCCTGTCTTTCAAAACTAGATCCTGTGGAACCGCAGTGTGCCAGTTAATAGCTCTAGCAACATGTCTGCACTCCCTATTAGCAGAGAGGTCGTCCATGGGCAGTCAGTTAAAGAAGGCCCTATTCTTCCTGCATGCGGTCATGTGCCTGGGCTCTTATCTCAAAGGCACTGAGCAGAGCTGTGGTAGCAGAGCCCTCACCTTTATTCAGCCTCAACACAATAGAGCCCTCACCTTTTAGCTCAAAGcacccgcgggccgtatgtttgacacccctgagttGTATAATACTTGTTTCGCTGTGTAGATGAATATGTGAATTTCAGGCTTGCTATACATACCTTTTCTTTCTCTGGTTTACCTGAGAGGAACTGAAACCAATGTGTTTACTTCTTAGTAAGTGTGTTAGGGAAAAAATTGTTAGGGATTTTGAAGACACAAAGGACAGAACAATTCAACATTGTTTGTAGAGCATGCAATGGCTATTAGTAAAATTGTTgtgtggtggtattatacattttgtattttaaacatgtcatggtgtaataatgttatatgatgtactgttttatatgtaatgtaagtgccttaatgtgtttggacctcaggaagagtagctgcttggcaggaactaatggggatccataataaaccccaggaagatacTGTGAATTTATAGGATACTGTGAAGGGTTAAGTTTTTCTGACTGAAATCAGTCATCACTCTCATTACCTCATGTCCACCCACCTATGCACAACTTCTACTCTGCAATCACTACAAAGTAGATTCTAGGAAACAGCAAGAAGTGTGCATGTTTTGGGGTACTCAACACAGTCGAGGCTATTACAGTGGAAAAACAATCACTGACAGCCATGTGTCATCCCTGGCCACTGTCTAATCTAATAGAAACAGACTTTTACAATTCTGCCACGACTACCAGCAAAGGTAAACTGGGATGATATTGCCAGCTCATCAATATTAATTTACAGTTGAGAGTACTGTCAGTGACCTAAACCTTTCTCCATCGCTGACAGAATTATTCATATGGCCCAGGGAAGCCAAGGTTGTGGACTGTAGCAATTCAACCATCAATTAGTTCATTGAATTGTAGTACTATGGAGCAAATAACATCTTAGCAGTCCTTTAGGTTTGGAGAGGAGAAGCCTTATAGGTCTCTGGTTGGGTTCTCCTGTGACACACGACATTCCCGAGATAGATGAGCACCACATTGACTGTGAAAGTCATTCATTAGGCTTCTCGCCTAAATAGCACTGCAGGTCACTATGGCAGATTATATGTTGGAGGTAATGAGGTTTCAGTAATGTGGTTCACAATATGCACTGCTCTTTAGAGGGTAATTTATGAAGACAATGATGTTGCACGAGAACTGGGTTCAAtctgtatttgttttcttttaaacACTTCAGCTTCGCCAGATTGAgctggaatcaatggaatggtccCAAATGTGCAAATCCCtaccatctggcactccaggcaggctcaattAAAATGCTCAAAGAATTTGGAAGAAAACAAAACCTCAGGTTTGGACTTTACATTGTGGAGTGAGGTTTGGGCTGAAAGAATAGTGCGCCCGTCCATACAGTAGCATGAACAGGCCCGTTCATACAGTAGCATGAACAGGGTGGCATGAACCAAAATTATTTGTATTCGTTTTTTTAGTAGGGTGTCAGATGCTGGCTTAATAGGGCAGCCATCTGGCCGCTAAGTTCACTCAACCATTTCAAAGGGGGACCAAACAGCCAAAATCGAGAGATAAAATGTGAAAGTTTCGACCCATCATTGTCTCCTTTGAAGCTCTGTCAACATCGCTTGCAGAAAAATCCAAAACAAACATACATGAGGGCCAATCATGTGGTCACGCTGTACTTCACCTCGTGTGAACACTATCGCTACTTTCCATTTAGTCACATTTTACATCAGAGCCACAAAAGCCTGTGCTTTTGATACATCACATCAGCACTATTTATAAAGTACTGATTGCAAATCGACTGCCTCGGTCCGTTAGCAGTAAATTGGGGATGCAGTATGAGAACTAAAATCCTTGATTTACAGTAAGTCACCTTATGTTTGTTTCTTAACATGATCTTGACAAAagctaaaatgtatttatttataactTACTCATCCTGTATTCGCAcaggtggggcggcaggtagcctagtggttagagcgttggactagtaaccggaaggttgctagatcgaatccccgagctgacaaggtaaaaatctgttgttaacccactgttcctaggccgtcattgtaaataagaatttgttcttaactgacttgcctatttaaataaaaaaatataacagGTAATCCTACTCTTTTAGAAGGGGCACAAGTTCTAAATGCCACAGTGCAACACAGTTTCTGGGGGTATCAGGAGAGTAAGGGCTAAGGAATGCTTTAGATTGGCCATGGAGATCACAGAGGGGGGAAACAGGGATGGGACAGCCTTTAGAGTGGGACTAGCACCCCTCCT from Salvelinus sp. IW2-2015 linkage group LG27, ASM291031v2, whole genome shotgun sequence includes the following:
- the LOC139023153 gene encoding nebulette, which gives rise to MEETSEETGSLMEETLEKALTSMEGTLVETVTLMEETGTLMDGTSEETVTLMDETSEETVTLMDGMSEETVTLMDGMSEETVTLMEGTSEEMVTLMEGTSEETVTLMEGMSEETVSGEAVVGKRATGRVTWIEEPSEETVLGEAAVDEHGTEGAVEASTAKPVLRRPSVHVARRCSVLASDASAAKPVLPEPGFARRCSVLASDVKYKEGYEKSKAQNLFIPDVEFQHSKNINAFISETKYKEEGKLETAMCLYSVLPETMATQHAREASELQSEIKYKGNVKTEISTSLYSLLPETLETQFAKEHSDMLSESKYREEGKREISSSLYSLLPDTTEMQLSKTVKEFQSENKYREAGKRRLSTSIYSLLPETMEIQHAKEASLLQSEMKYKELSKGTLSSLYSLLPETTETQFAREMTEMQSENKYKESGKRNSSSCIYSQLAETPETHFAKAVSELQSELKYREVLKKDTSPSFYSTLPETIETNFAKRQSAMRSEKKYKEDRKENSFSLYSLLPETPETQFAKEVSDLQSELKYTEGGKQKISTSLYSLLPETTETQLAKQMSEMQSETKYKEVGKREVVTSLYSLLPETKDIQHAKEASQLRSEIKYKESGKKDNSTSLYSLLPETTEIQFAREMTEMQSENKYKEEGKRRISTSVYSQLPETTETQFAKAVSELQSEMKYKKAGRKGFSSSLYSTLPETMETQHAKEASQLQSEVEYKQ